The Cellulomonas wangleii genome includes a region encoding these proteins:
- a CDS encoding Na+/H+ antiporter subunit A has protein sequence MLLLLTVHLAAALVAPALFRLWGRKAFWALALAPASAAVWALGWTSEVQAGRGPSQVVEWIPALGLELSFRLDTLSWLMTLVVGGVGALVLVYCAAYFSPTASGLGRFGGVFTAFAGSMLGLVTADDMLLMFVFWELTTVTSYLLIGHYADRKASRRAAMQAIIVTTAGGLAMLVGVVILGHAAGTYSLSGLMADPPAASTAVVAAVACLLAGAATKSALIPFHFWLPAAMAAPTPVSAYLHAAAMVKAGVYLVARFAPAYAELPVWRWTIVVLGAGTLVLGGYRALRQHDLKLILAFGTVSQLGLIVLLVGLGTQATALAGLAMLGAHAMFKATLFLVVGTVDVACGTRDLRRLSGVGRALPWTAAAGGLATASMIGLPPFAGYVAKEAGLEGVAHLEDGTLGWIVLAAVVVGSALTVAYGLRLWWGAFATKGALVPQSKTQDSEGVATTTSLAAGGDESVAPAPVTRPSFLLTAPALVLSFLGLAVALLPHLGEQLLEPYAATYPLGEPGHLLLWGGFGLVLWLTVGILGAGGLLFLARDKVERWQARVPHLLEADLTYRRFMRKLDDFAADVTAITQRGSLPLYLGIILTTWVVAVGGALLTGTSWPQEVRPWDYAAQTVFAAASIVAAILVARARRRLKAVILAGISGYAIAGMFLLYGAPDLAVTQVLVETVTLVVFVLVLRRLPPYFSDRPLATSRWVRLALALAVGLVVAGVALVAPSARVHAPVSADFATEAYEFGGGKNIVNVTLVDIRAWDTMGEISVLLVAATGVASLVFLSARGGRIFREREAPADRSVWGGSPDPMASLRRPQADADADTPPPSRGSAPVGGSRAREWLRAGRTVAPQRRSVIFEVVVRLLFHTMIVYSAFLLFSGHNQPGGGFAAGLVTGIALAVRYLAGGRYELGEAAPVQPGVLLGTGLFLSAGAGLAALVVGGNVLESWILEFQLPIWGDVKLVTSLFFDVGVYLVVVGLVLDILRSLGAEIDRRAESGEDDVPDHAVSGDDQLVLLRGLNASGYDPVERRSDDFSGGPGAGGAA, from the coding sequence GTGCTGCTGCTGCTGACGGTCCACCTCGCAGCGGCCCTCGTCGCGCCCGCGCTGTTCCGCCTCTGGGGGCGCAAGGCGTTCTGGGCGCTGGCCCTGGCACCCGCGTCGGCCGCGGTCTGGGCGCTGGGCTGGACCAGCGAGGTCCAGGCAGGCCGCGGGCCCTCTCAGGTCGTCGAGTGGATCCCCGCGCTGGGCCTGGAGCTGAGCTTCCGGCTCGACACGCTGTCGTGGCTGATGACGCTGGTCGTCGGCGGCGTCGGCGCGCTCGTCCTCGTGTACTGCGCCGCCTACTTCTCGCCCACCGCGTCCGGCCTGGGCCGGTTCGGCGGGGTCTTCACCGCGTTCGCGGGGTCGATGCTCGGCCTGGTCACGGCCGACGACATGCTGCTGATGTTCGTGTTCTGGGAGCTGACGACGGTGACGTCGTACCTGCTCATCGGGCACTACGCCGACCGCAAGGCGTCCCGGCGCGCCGCCATGCAGGCGATCATCGTCACCACCGCGGGCGGGCTCGCCATGCTGGTGGGCGTCGTGATCCTGGGTCACGCCGCCGGCACGTACTCGCTGTCCGGGCTGATGGCCGACCCGCCGGCGGCCTCCACCGCGGTCGTGGCCGCCGTCGCGTGCCTGCTGGCCGGTGCGGCCACCAAGTCCGCGCTCATCCCGTTCCACTTCTGGCTGCCCGCCGCCATGGCCGCGCCGACGCCCGTCAGCGCGTACCTGCACGCCGCCGCGATGGTGAAGGCCGGCGTCTACCTGGTCGCGCGGTTCGCGCCCGCGTACGCGGAGCTGCCGGTGTGGCGCTGGACGATCGTGGTGCTGGGCGCCGGCACGCTCGTGCTCGGCGGGTACCGCGCGCTGCGGCAGCACGACCTCAAGCTGATCCTCGCGTTCGGCACGGTCAGCCAGCTCGGGCTCATCGTGCTGCTCGTCGGCCTCGGCACGCAGGCCACGGCCCTGGCCGGCCTGGCGATGCTCGGTGCGCACGCCATGTTCAAGGCGACGCTGTTCCTCGTGGTCGGCACGGTCGACGTCGCGTGCGGCACCCGTGACCTGCGGCGCCTGTCCGGTGTGGGGCGCGCCCTGCCCTGGACGGCCGCGGCCGGCGGCCTGGCCACCGCCTCGATGATCGGCCTGCCGCCGTTCGCCGGGTACGTCGCCAAGGAGGCGGGCCTCGAGGGCGTCGCGCACCTCGAGGACGGCACGCTGGGCTGGATCGTCCTGGCCGCGGTGGTCGTCGGCTCGGCGCTCACCGTCGCCTACGGCCTGCGGCTGTGGTGGGGCGCGTTCGCGACCAAGGGCGCCCTGGTCCCGCAGTCCAAGACCCAGGACTCCGAGGGCGTCGCCACGACCACGTCGCTCGCCGCCGGCGGCGACGAGTCGGTGGCACCCGCCCCCGTCACGCGCCCGTCGTTCCTCCTGACCGCGCCCGCGCTGGTCCTGTCCTTCCTCGGCCTGGCCGTCGCGCTGCTGCCGCACCTCGGGGAGCAGCTGCTCGAGCCCTACGCGGCCACGTACCCCCTGGGCGAGCCCGGCCACCTGCTGCTGTGGGGCGGGTTCGGCCTGGTGCTCTGGCTCACGGTCGGCATCCTCGGGGCGGGCGGGCTGCTGTTCCTCGCACGCGACAAGGTGGAGCGCTGGCAGGCGCGTGTCCCGCACCTGCTCGAGGCGGACCTCACGTACCGCCGCTTCATGCGCAAGCTCGACGACTTCGCCGCGGACGTCACCGCGATCACCCAGCGCGGGTCGCTGCCGCTGTACCTCGGCATCATCCTCACCACCTGGGTCGTCGCCGTCGGTGGTGCGCTGCTGACCGGCACGTCGTGGCCGCAGGAGGTGCGCCCCTGGGACTACGCGGCCCAGACGGTGTTCGCGGCGGCCTCGATCGTCGCGGCGATCCTGGTCGCCCGCGCGCGCCGCCGCCTCAAGGCCGTCATCCTGGCCGGCATCAGCGGCTACGCCATCGCCGGCATGTTCCTGCTCTACGGCGCCCCGGACCTCGCGGTCACGCAGGTGCTGGTCGAGACGGTCACGCTCGTCGTCTTCGTGCTGGTGCTGCGCCGCCTGCCCCCGTACTTCTCGGACCGGCCGCTGGCCACGTCCCGCTGGGTCCGGCTCGCGCTGGCCCTCGCGGTCGGGCTCGTCGTCGCCGGGGTCGCCCTGGTCGCCCCGTCGGCACGCGTGCACGCACCGGTCTCCGCGGACTTCGCCACCGAGGCCTACGAGTTCGGCGGCGGCAAGAACATCGTCAACGTGACGCTCGTCGACATCCGCGCGTGGGACACGATGGGCGAGATCTCGGTGCTGCTCGTCGCGGCCACCGGTGTCGCCTCCCTGGTGTTCCTGTCCGCCCGCGGCGGGCGCATCTTCCGGGAGCGCGAGGCCCCGGCGGACCGCTCGGTGTGGGGCGGGTCGCCCGACCCGATGGCGTCGCTGCGCCGCCCGCAGGCCGACGCCGACGCGGACACGCCGCCCCCCTCGCGCGGCAGCGCCCCCGTGGGCGGGTCACGCGCCCGGGAGTGGCTGCGCGCCGGACGCACCGTCGCCCCCCAGCGCCGCTCGGTGATCTTCGAGGTCGTCGTGCGCCTGCTGTTCCACACGATGATCGTGTACTCGGCGTTCCTGCTGTTCAGCGGGCACAACCAGCCCGGCGGCGGGTTCGCGGCCGGTCTGGTCACGGGCATCGCGCTGGCCGTGCGGTACCTCGCGGGCGGGCGCTACGAGCTCGGTGAGGCCGCGCCGGTGCAGCCCGGTGTGCTGCTGGGCACGGGCCTGTTCCTGTCCGCCGGTGCCGGCCTGGCCGCGCTGGTCGTCGGCGGCAACGTGCTGGAGTCCTGGATCCTCGAGTTCCAGCTGCCGATCTGGGGCGACGTCAAGCTCGTCACCAGCCTGTTCTTCGACGTGGGGGTGTACCTGGTGGTCGTCGGCCTGGTGCTCGACATCCTGCGCAGCCTGGGTGCCGAGATCGACCGGCGGGCCGAGTCCGGCGAGGACGACGTGCCGGACCACGCCGTCAGCGGCGACGACCAGCTCGTGCTGCTGCGCGGGCTCAACGCCTCCGGGTACGACCCGGTCGAGCGGCGCTCGGACGACTTCTCCGGCGGACCGGGCGCGGGCGGTGCCGCGTGA
- a CDS encoding Na(+)/H(+) antiporter subunit C codes for MSPNIVFVVTIAALFTVGVYLVLERSLTRILLGIILLGNGTNLLILVAGGAAGAPPIIGVASDRPMSDPLPQALILTAIVITLGLTAFLLAMAYRSWQLHRHDEVQDDVEDRRIARLAARDERAFEDDDTESEGETLDEEAAAARDEMDEGEAFDEAPAERPPPATSHTHGEEGR; via the coding sequence ATGAGCCCCAACATCGTCTTCGTCGTGACGATCGCCGCGCTGTTCACGGTCGGCGTGTACCTGGTCCTCGAGCGCAGCCTCACGCGCATCCTGCTGGGCATCATCCTGCTGGGGAACGGCACGAACCTGCTGATCCTCGTCGCCGGTGGGGCCGCCGGGGCGCCCCCGATCATCGGGGTCGCGTCCGACCGCCCCATGAGCGACCCGCTGCCGCAGGCGCTGATCCTCACGGCCATCGTCATCACGCTCGGGCTGACGGCGTTCCTGCTGGCCATGGCGTACCGGTCGTGGCAGCTGCACCGCCACGACGAGGTGCAGGACGACGTCGAGGACCGGCGCATCGCCCGCCTCGCGGCGCGTGACGAACGCGCCTTCGAGGACGACGACACCGAGTCCGAGGGCGAGACGCTCGACGAGGAGGCCGCCGCCGCCCGCGACGAGATGGACGAGGGAGAGGCCTTCGACGAGGCGCCCGCCGAACGGCCGCCGCCGGCCACCAGCCACACGCACGGGGAGGAGGGACGATGA